A portion of the Sphingobacterium spiritivorum genome contains these proteins:
- a CDS encoding SDR family NAD(P)-dependent oxidoreductase, protein MNKESYFNNQVVLISGGLGDIGLATVKAFAMQGARVAIGDRLSAEAAAPQLARLQEVGYYCSYDQVDVQDAAAVEQWVESVVQYWGKVDIAIANAATVTLKDFQQISTAEWDQEIKVNLNGSFYLANAVARKIVQQGSAGNIVFLGSWAAHVVHQNLPAYSVSKAAIRMLCQSMALEYAPHGIRINEVAPGYVNAGLSKEVWSQHPGLADQARETVPVRALIEAEEVADQVVWICHPKNRHLTGSTILMDGGLSLSRKS, encoded by the coding sequence ATGAACAAAGAAAGTTACTTTAATAATCAGGTAGTACTTATTTCCGGCGGGCTGGGGGATATAGGTCTGGCGACTGTCAAAGCTTTTGCAATGCAGGGAGCACGGGTCGCTATTGGAGACAGGTTAAGTGCTGAAGCAGCGGCTCCTCAACTTGCCCGGTTGCAGGAAGTCGGATATTACTGCAGCTACGATCAGGTGGATGTACAGGATGCAGCGGCAGTGGAGCAGTGGGTAGAATCAGTCGTCCAATATTGGGGAAAGGTAGATATAGCGATTGCAAATGCAGCAACGGTTACTTTAAAAGATTTTCAACAGATCAGTACCGCTGAATGGGATCAGGAGATAAAAGTAAACTTAAACGGTTCATTTTACCTTGCAAACGCGGTTGCCCGCAAGATCGTACAGCAGGGGAGTGCAGGTAATATTGTATTTCTGGGAAGCTGGGCTGCACATGTCGTGCATCAGAATCTGCCAGCGTACTCAGTTTCGAAAGCTGCCATACGAATGTTGTGTCAATCTATGGCACTGGAATATGCTCCGCACGGGATTCGAATTAATGAAGTCGCTCCTGGTTATGTCAATGCCGGATTGAGTAAGGAGGTCTGGAGCCAGCATCCGGGTCTGGCAGATCAGGCGCGTGAAACAGTACCGGTACGGGCGCTGATTGAAGCTGAAGAAGTCGCTGATCAGGTCGTCTGGATATGCCATCCGAAAAACAGACACCTCACGGGAAGCACCATTCTGATGGATGGAGGTTTGTCCCTCAGCAGAAAAAGTTAA